A window of Aricia agestis chromosome 3, ilAriAges1.1, whole genome shotgun sequence contains these coding sequences:
- the LOC121740363 gene encoding ubiquitin-associated domain-containing protein 1, with translation MLLSDTLGGTSIALKVVSPEGQAYTGSYPDDTQLEHVKNEAIQFFYPNGEAGAATFKLVRVSDMSTAHDFLTLAQEQVESNEELLLIERRTPEAGTLWDLGSVRAPQHSAIAAATSSLPTPRQAPIQPDLQTLLSTNELTFELRKILISLIEVGARLAAAGRNYELTLAQLTAALDEPPAAPVTDTQVITPEDIATPSNDSSPASPEPSVSGDEMFRRADRLQKFLDKFRAWRARVIEPPKPENVSPLKDLGYSEADTSEALRVTGSNVPAAAAYLMGERGSSVFEIVDGLPDREILQKLLEKPQIQRGLLNTRMLIAFIGMVGRKGSAALWLNSPHGSPLLTQISRTYHAEKYCLAVNQFYQGQDSGSTSSKNTCRKIPHLYWSGGDVIHDNGFGCYAQRGRRKPIPAENYHLPHSMPGLLSMRVTADDEVCGVFTITFKPLPQLDLKNVVFGRVVRPSCIFDAMRSLGSALSTHPQVEIAATRRKSDGVLIHGTPNTKIHKRTMSQHANGE, from the exons ATGTTACTCTCCGATACCTTAGGTGGAACTAGCATAGCGCTCAAGGTCGTGAGTCCCGAAGGTCAGGCTTACACGGGGAGCTACCCAGACGACACTCAATTGGAGCATGTCAAGAACGAAGCTATTCAATTCTTCTATCCGAACGGCGAGGCCGGTGCTGCGACGTTCAAGCTCGTCCGCGTCTCAGACATGAGCACCGCTCACGACTTTCTCACCCTCGCGCAAGAACAGGTGGAATCCAACGAGGAGTTGCTTCTGATAGAGCGGCGAACTCCTGAAGCAGGGACGCTATGGGACCTCGGCTCCGTACGGGCACCGCAACACAGCGCTATCGCAGCCGCCACGTCATCTCTCCCCACGCCGCGACAAGCGCCGATACAACCGGACCTCCAGACCTTATTATCCACGAACGAGCTGACGTTCGAGCTGAGGAAGATCCTAATATCGCTGATAGAAGTCGGAGCCCGACTGGCCGCTGCTGGGAGGAACTACGAGCTGACCCTGGCGCAACTGACGGCGGCGCTGGACGAACCGCCCGCCGCACCAGTCACGGACACCCAGGTCATCACTCCAGAGGACATAGCCACTCCTAGCAACGATTCCTCTCCCGCTTCTCCCGAGCCATCCGTAAGCGGCGACGAGATGTTCCGGCGCGCCGACCGCTTGCAGAAGTTTTTGGACAAATTCAGAGCGTGGAGAGCGAGGGTCATCGAACCGCCGAAGCCAGAGAATGTGAGCCCTCTCAAAGACCTAGGATATTCGGAGGCGGATACTAGCGAAGCGCTAAGAGTAACGGGCTCCAACGTTCCTGCAGCGGCTGCGTATCTCATGGGCGAGAGAGGTTCCAGCGTGTTCGAGATCGTGGACGGTCTACCAGACCGGGAGATCCTACAGAAGCTTCTGGAGAAGCCTCAGATTCAGAGAGGTCTGCTGAATACGCGAATGCTGATCGCGTTTATAGGGATGGTCGGCAGGAAGGGCAGCGCCGCCCTGTGGCTGAACTCCCCGCACGGCAGCCCGTTGTTAACGCAAATATCGAGAACCTACCACGCGGAGAAATACTGTCTCGCTGTCAACCAGTTCTACCAAGGTCAAGATTCGGGCTCCACTTCGAGCAAGAATA CTTGCAGGAAGATCCCCCACCTGTACTGGAGCGGCGGGGACGTGATACACGACAACGGCTTCGGGTGCTACGCGCAGCGCGGCCGCCGCAAGCCCATACCCGCCGAGAACTACCACCTGCCGCACTCCATGCCAG GTCTGTTGTCCATGCGTGTGACGGCGGACGACGAGGTGTGCGGGGTCTTCACCATCACCTTCAAGCCTCTACCGCAGCTCGATCTGAAGAATGTCGTCTTTGGCAGG GTAGTGCGACCAAGTTGTATTTTCGACGCAATGCGTTCGCTAGGTTCGGCGCTCAGCACGCACCCACAGGTCGAAATCGCAGCGACCAGACGAAAATCCGACGGAGTTTTGATCCATGGCACTCCTAACACGAAAATTCACAAGCGAacaat gtcgcAACACGCTAATGGTGAATAG